The genomic interval GATTACTGTCGGTGAACCAATTTCTGTGACTGAACGCTGGGAAAAATCTCAAGGCGATCGCTCTGCAACTCGTCAAGCTGTGAATGCGTTGACAAAAGACTTACAAACTGCATTGGAAACGTTAATTAGTCATTAGTCATTTTGATCATGCCAGACTGAGGACTCCCGGTAGCAGAGTAAAAATGGGGTTTTTGGAGAAAAACCCCGTCTTTCAATCGGAAATTTGGAGATTACCGCCTAACCTGTTAATCGTCTAAATCCATATCTGAATCGTCATCGTCATGATCATAAGGAATATCATCAAGCTCAATCATCTCAGAGATTTCTTCTACTTGACTCAGACGCTGAGATTCTTGAGCTTCACGCTCTATGAGACGACCATTTGACTTTAGCCATTCTAGCAAAACAAACTCATTACTAGTACGAATTACAGTGGCTCGTTGGTTACGAGGTTCTTCACTCAAAGGGCCGTTAGGCATACAAAAAACTCACCTTTAATGGTAAAAACTAGAGTGGCTGGAATTGACACTCCCCGGCGTAAACGCACGGGGATTCTTGGATCTAAGACATAACTTGCTCATGCAGGTTTTCACCAACAAGAGTAGAGGTGTAAATTATAGTAGACATCTTAGCCTTGATTTACTTGCCCAAATCGCATATCTCAAAACTTAGATTTTTCCACTGGCATTTCCTAGTTATCTTGGCTACAATACCAGTACAATTAACCCTATAGGATGTGACCAACTATAGTATCTAAGCAATAGAAACAATTATGCTTACTCATTATAAGTTAACAACACTCTAAGTATAAATCAGGTTTAGCAAGAAATACTGTTATTCTGAGAATTCATATTTTTTCGAGAAAAATTCGGATTTGCTCGGAACCTCGACGATGTATGAGTTCTGTCAAGTTCGTTTGAACACTTAATTAAACCCGAAATACCGCCAAATATAGGCTTGATATCCCCTCCTGGCTGGCGCTTAGGAGTTGGGAATGGGTTACTAGTACCGCCGTGAAGTCAAAAGTCAAAAGTCAAAAGTCAAAAAGCTTATAAAATGGGCTTTTCATGGATTTTGAATGGTCTGTTTATTTACGCCAACTTGTACTAGATTGTGGTAATCGTCACTAATTAACCGGACTTTATATGACTTTGGGCGAATAGATCACAGGTAAGAGTGATCACTGCATTATGGAGGAAACTTGAGTCAGAATCAACGAGTTCTTCACCGTAATAACATTTTAACTGGTAACAATTTGAATAAACAAGGTTAGTAATAATGCCTGAACGTAAAGCAAATTTTTTAATTCCTGCTGTTGGTGCTACTGTACTCGTGGCGGGAAGTGTAGCTGCTTATATATATTTTAAAGGACCATCTGGAGATAGTTCCAGCGCTTTAGGCAGTGCTAAATTAGTCCCTTCTACAGCACTTATGGCAACTTACATTACTACTGACCCCCAAGCCTGGGCGAAATTGGAACAATTTGGGACTCCAGAAGCGCAAAAGCTACTAGCGAAAGGGTTAGAAGATTTTCAAAAAGATTTTTTTAGTGCAAGTAATATTTCATACGAACAAGATTTAAAGCCTTGGGTTGGGGGTGTGATGGTGGCTGTACTGCCGCCTAATCCGACTAAACTTGCACAATCGAATCAGCCTAATTCGGTGAGCAAGGGACAGCCAGAATCTAATATCTTGATGGTAGTCGGTATCAAAGATAAACTTAATGCCTTGACTTTTGCCAATAAATTAAAATCAAAAGCAGGTATCAAAGTTCAGGAATCTGATTACAAAGGTGAAAAAATCACAGAAGTTACAGAAAATGGCAGACTGACATATAGTGCTGTTTTAAATAATAATCATTTAGTATTAGCTCCTGAAAAGCAAGCTGTAGAAAAGGCTATTGAAACTTTCAAAGGACAGCCCTCTTTCGCTAGTCAAGAAGGTGCAAAAAAGATTCTCACTGCTAACGCAGATGTGAAAAATATTCTCGCTCAAGTTTACATCCCAGACTATGCAGGAATGATGGAAAAATGGGTAGCTGCAAGTCCACAGGCTAGGCAATTACCACCACAAACGCTGAAACAATTTAAACAAGTAAAGTCTATAGTGGCGCGTGTTGGGGTTGATGAGCAGGGAGTGCGGATGAAGGCGATCGCTAATTTAGATCCGCAATTGAACAAATTCGAGTATAAAGCAAGTCCGGCAAAAATAGTTGGTCAATTACCCTTGGATACCTTTGCTTTGATGACTGGTCATGGGATTAACCGGAGTTGGTCAACCATTGTAGAACAGTCTCAAGATGATCCAGGATTTAACCAAATATTACAACAGGTACGGGGGCAACTGAAGTTTGTCAATATTGACCTAGATAAAGACATTTTTGGGTGGATGGATCAAGAATTTGCCTTTGCGGCTATTCCATCGAATCAAGGTATGTTGGCGAATTTGGGGTTTGGAGGAGCATTAGTATTAGAAACGAGCGATCGCCAAACTGCATTAGCCACTTTGAGCAAACTAGATAACCTCGCCAAAACTCAACAAATCAACGTTACCAACAAAAATATCGGCGGTAAAGATGTAACTGAATGGCAAATGCCCGGACAAGGAACCTCATTATCTCATGGTTGGCTAAATCAAGATACCGTATTTTTGGCAATTGGTGGTTCCGTAGCTGAAGCGATCGCCACGCAAAATACTGCCAAACTCGATAGTAGCGACAACTTCAAAGCTGTAACTGGTTCACTGCAAAAACCCAATGCTGGTTACTTCTATGTAAATGCAGACAAAACTGCGTCCCTAGTCAATCAATTTGTGGCACAAAGACAACCTCTGCCCTCCGAGGCTAACACAGTCCTGAGTTCCATTCATGGTTTTGGTGTCAGCCTCACCAGTCCCGACAAAACTATCGGTCAATTGGAGATATTATTGGCTCTGAAACCGAAAACTGCTCAGTAGGGGATTTGGGGATAAAAAACTCCCCAATCTCTACAAAACCTGAGTATTGCGAGATTCCAAAGTCTCAGACAGTCTATTCAAAGCCCCAGTTAATCTTTCCTGCGCTAGGACATTGGGATCTGGTGGTGCGGTTTCTTCTGCGACTTCTTCTTGTCTTTTAAATCTTTGTAAAGCCCGCACGGCTAAGAAAATGATCAAAGCAATGATCAGAAAGTCAACGATCGCCCCGAAAAAACTACCAATTTTGATTCCTGTCCCCACAGTGATTGTTCTCCAATCTTCGCCCTTTACAGCAACCAAGGGATTGATCAATGGCATAATCACATCCCCAACAAAGGAAGTGACAATCCGACCAAAAGCAGCACCAATAATCACAGCGATCGCCAAGTCTAAGACATTACCTTGCAAGGCAAATTCTTTAAAATCTCTGAAAAAACCGTTGGCTCTTTTTCTTGCTCTGGCCATACTTGACTCTCAAGAATTGTTGTAATTTTTCACTTGCGCCAGATTTGGCTAAGTTATCGGAATATTACAAATCTAAGATCCAGAGAACATCCCACCTTGGCCAGAATAAAAAATTAAATGTCTAGTGACAACCAAATCAAGCGATAGACTAGCCTGCAATAATTAAGTCATAAGTGAAATAGTCCCTTCAACGCAAACTAAAAAATTTATGACTGCTGCTGCAACAACAACTCCTGGTTTAGCCTCTCGTTTGGTCAATGGTATCCTGGCTATCAAACCTTTAGCCAATCTCGCCAAGTATCAAGCTAGGCAAATGATGATTAAACGCGCTGAAAGAATTGGCGTTCCTTGGACAGAAGAAGTCAAAACCTTACAGGCGCGTGATTGGACACAAGAATTAGCTCAAATACAAAATTCTCAAATCTCTTATCCAGAATACTACTTCCGAGCATTCCATGCCTACGAAGATGGAAACCTCAGTTGGCAACCTGCTTTTGAGTTAGAAGTGGCTGCGAGTACCGTCCATGCCGGAATTTGGCCGGATGCAGGAGCAAAAGGAGATGCTAAACTGCGTCAAAGTTACCACGATATTCTCACAAAGTCCCTTCCTCATAAACCACAAAATATCCTCGACTTGGCCTGTGGTGTGGGTTTGAGTACCTTTAGCTTGCAAGAAGTTTATCCCCAGTCTCAGATTACAGGTTTGGACTTATCGCCTTACTTTTTAGCTGTTGCTAATTACCGCGCCCAACAGCGTCAAGCTCAAATTAATTGGCTTCATGCCGCAGCTGAATCTACTGGGTTACCAGATGCTTCTTTTGATTTAGTTTCTATTTTCTTAATGTTCCACGAATTGCCCCAGTCAGCAACCAGAAATATTTTTGCCGAAATCCGGCGGGTGCTGCGTCCTGGTGGTCACTTGGCAATTATGGACATGAATCCCCAATCGGAAATCTACAAGAAAATGCCCCCCTACATTTTGACGCTGCTCAAAAGTACTGAACCTTATTTAGATCAATATTTCGCTTTGGACATTGAGCAAGCCTTAGTTGAAGCTGGTTTCCAAGCGCCTACTATCACCAGCAACACCCCTCGTCACCGCACTGTGATTGCTCAAGTAAGTAGCTGATTTATTTATGGTTATATTCTCCCCTCTCCTTGATCAGGAGAGGGGTTGGGGGTGAGGTTCTGTATTTGATGACTGCAACGCATCACACCATCTTAATATCGCGGCGCGTATGGCTGTAGGGGCAGAATCAAGCTAAATCCTATATACGCGCTAACACTGGCTCAGATTGTACTGCACTGACAGTATTTGCATCCGATTCTGTGCAGTAAATTTCACAAGAGTTATTGGGACTTTCGATCAGTTTGATTTTGTAAAGCGTACCTCCCAATTCCTGAATAGGCGATCGCAGTAAATTACTAATGTAAAGTGCGATATTCTCAGCAGTGGGTACAACTTCGGCAAAGAACGGGATATCTTTGTTTAAAAAAGTGTGATCGAATGCTTCTAGCACATAGTCTTCAATTGCCTGATTTAAAGCCCCTAAATCCACAATCATCCCGGTGCGTGGATCAATTTCTCCTTTCACAGTGACTTCTAGATGATAGTTATGTCCGTGACCATGAGGACGGGCGCACTTACCATAAATTTGCGAATTTTCTTCGTTACTGAGTTGAGGATGAGCCAACCGATGGGCGGCGCTAAAGTGAGTACTGATGGTGAGGTAGGCTTCCATTCCGTTTCCTATATAATCTGCCCAAAGTTCAGGATGTTCAAATAACTGCACGCGGACTAAGGGTAAATGCGGTACTAAACGCTGCCAGATCACCCGTGCAATATTTTCAGTCGTGGGTAAAGTTTCTTGAAATTCTGCCCACACATCATTGAGGTAAGAATAGTCTAATTGGCTGGTAACTTCGTGCTTAATTACGTGTTTCACATCAGACAAGTTGAGTACCATGCCATATTTATCCAATTCTCCAGCCAGGGAGATAAATAAAACATAGTTGTGTCCATGTCCGGGAAATCTCGAACAAGCACCAAATTTTTCAGTATTTTCGGCTTCGCTCAGTTCTGGTAACCAATAGCGATGGCTAGCCGAAAACTGAGCGCGGCGATTAACAATACATTGCATGAGTATTATGTAAACAGAGCTTAAAATTTCTTAAACTTTCACTATATTCCAGCATAAACTAATTTCTTTACCAGTGGTGAGGCTAAATTCGTAATTACCTCCTGACCGAATTTGCTCGTAGTTGCGCTTTAGCGCTAACGAATTTGCAAACCACGATGATTTACTGATTTTCCACTAACCATTAACTTACAGATTCTTGTACCTCGTAGTGCAATCTAGCAGCGATCCGGAATAATTCTTGTCCTGTATGCAAATAACGCTCATCGTAGCTCAAAGGAAAGTAAGCTAACTCTTCTACACCATCTGCGACTTGACTCAGACTATGGTACAGATAAGCTGCGGCTCTGGCTAAACTGGGGGGATTTGGGAGAGAACGAAAAGTAAGTTGGGCTTGCTTCAAGTCATCTCGACAGGTGTTTAAATATTCTTGAAATTCTTCTAATAATTCATCATCAAAAGGGTCGGCGGCTAGTTCCTCAATTTGATCGTCTAGAGAATTAAGAATATGATCAAGTAGCTCATTGACTGGTTGATAAACTAGGCGCAGCCATTCTTCAACGTGTTCATCAGCATCACGTCCGGTTCGTGTTGTCTGGTAACGTTTTTGAGCCGATGCTGCACGCTGTTGATAACTACTATTTAATTTTTGGGAATCTTCTTGCAGTTTTTGGTCATAGCTGAGACGATTTTGACTGTCTCCTAAGACCTCATAAGCTGCATTGATCCGAATAATCTGCTCTTTATCTGCTGTTTGCTGATTGCTGTCAGGGTGAAACAACTTTACCAAGCGGCGATAAGATTGCTTAATCTCCGCTTGGCTAGCATTGGCATTAACTTTGAGCGTTTCGTAGTGGTTAAAAACCTGTTTAAAATCGACCATTGATCTAATTTGACACTCCCTGCGATAAATCGACGGGGATTCTTGGTTCAACGAAACCACTTAACCTAGAGTCCTTGCGTCATCTAGACCAGAGGTGGGATTCTCCCCAAGCGTTAATTCGGGTATGCCCTACCCTATTTGCATGAGTGCAAGTCCTGTTTTGTTTGAAACAATTGGTTTCAAAATTCCGAGTCGTCTAGCCCCTATAAATCTTTTACCTACTGCTAGGAGGAAACTAGAAAAATGCAGTAGAACCGCATAGATTTAATTATCTTGGCGAAGCCTCTCCCTTTGGGAGAAGGTTCAGTGCTTTGTCTCTCGACAGCTAGGTTTTTTAAGTGGTTGATTACCTTTCCACTATTATGAGTATAGCAGCATATTGGTACACTAATCAATTAAAAGCCGTTGTAGAACAACGGGGAACCTTAAACCCAATTTTTCG from Nodularia sp. LEGE 06071 carries:
- a CDS encoding DUF3134 domain-containing protein, with protein sequence MPNGPLSEEPRNQRATVIRTSNEFVLLEWLKSNGRLIEREAQESQRLSQVEEISEMIELDDIPYDHDDDDSDMDLDD
- a CDS encoding DUF3352 domain-containing protein → MPERKANFLIPAVGATVLVAGSVAAYIYFKGPSGDSSSALGSAKLVPSTALMATYITTDPQAWAKLEQFGTPEAQKLLAKGLEDFQKDFFSASNISYEQDLKPWVGGVMVAVLPPNPTKLAQSNQPNSVSKGQPESNILMVVGIKDKLNALTFANKLKSKAGIKVQESDYKGEKITEVTENGRLTYSAVLNNNHLVLAPEKQAVEKAIETFKGQPSFASQEGAKKILTANADVKNILAQVYIPDYAGMMEKWVAASPQARQLPPQTLKQFKQVKSIVARVGVDEQGVRMKAIANLDPQLNKFEYKASPAKIVGQLPLDTFALMTGHGINRSWSTIVEQSQDDPGFNQILQQVRGQLKFVNIDLDKDIFGWMDQEFAFAAIPSNQGMLANLGFGGALVLETSDRQTALATLSKLDNLAKTQQINVTNKNIGGKDVTEWQMPGQGTSLSHGWLNQDTVFLAIGGSVAEAIATQNTAKLDSSDNFKAVTGSLQKPNAGYFYVNADKTASLVNQFVAQRQPLPSEANTVLSSIHGFGVSLTSPDKTIGQLEILLALKPKTAQ
- the mscL gene encoding large conductance mechanosensitive channel protein MscL — encoded protein: MARARKRANGFFRDFKEFALQGNVLDLAIAVIIGAAFGRIVTSFVGDVIMPLINPLVAVKGEDWRTITVGTGIKIGSFFGAIVDFLIIALIIFLAVRALQRFKRQEEVAEETAPPDPNVLAQERLTGALNRLSETLESRNTQVL
- a CDS encoding class I SAM-dependent methyltransferase; the protein is MTAAATTTPGLASRLVNGILAIKPLANLAKYQARQMMIKRAERIGVPWTEEVKTLQARDWTQELAQIQNSQISYPEYYFRAFHAYEDGNLSWQPAFELEVAASTVHAGIWPDAGAKGDAKLRQSYHDILTKSLPHKPQNILDLACGVGLSTFSLQEVYPQSQITGLDLSPYFLAVANYRAQQRQAQINWLHAAAESTGLPDASFDLVSIFLMFHELPQSATRNIFAEIRRVLRPGGHLAIMDMNPQSEIYKKMPPYILTLLKSTEPYLDQYFALDIEQALVEAGFQAPTITSNTPRHRTVIAQVSS
- a CDS encoding 6-carboxytetrahydropterin synthase, translated to MQCIVNRRAQFSASHRYWLPELSEAENTEKFGACSRFPGHGHNYVLFISLAGELDKYGMVLNLSDVKHVIKHEVTSQLDYSYLNDVWAEFQETLPTTENIARVIWQRLVPHLPLVRVQLFEHPELWADYIGNGMEAYLTISTHFSAAHRLAHPQLSNEENSQIYGKCARPHGHGHNYHLEVTVKGEIDPRTGMIVDLGALNQAIEDYVLEAFDHTFLNKDIPFFAEVVPTAENIALYISNLLRSPIQELGGTLYKIKLIESPNNSCEIYCTESDANTVSAVQSEPVLARI
- a CDS encoding J domain-containing protein, yielding MVDFKQVFNHYETLKVNANASQAEIKQSYRRLVKLFHPDSNQQTADKEQIIRINAAYEVLGDSQNRLSYDQKLQEDSQKLNSSYQQRAASAQKRYQTTRTGRDADEHVEEWLRLVYQPVNELLDHILNSLDDQIEELAADPFDDELLEEFQEYLNTCRDDLKQAQLTFRSLPNPPSLARAAAYLYHSLSQVADGVEELAYFPLSYDERYLHTGQELFRIAARLHYEVQESVS